In a single window of the Tribolium castaneum strain GA2 chromosome 8, icTriCast1.1, whole genome shotgun sequence genome:
- the aspr gene encoding neurogenic locus notch homolog protein 1 isoform X2 — MGLGATLKWLVLAHVLAAALAMAYVSSCSSGTCGQNAQCSIIGGRPVCSCFKGYLGDPITYCKRAECLDNSECRGHLTCRSGRCIDPCDGTCGANALCTARNHLPVCTCPPGYTGDPFSHCRRFDPSELCHPSPCGANTHCEVVNETPTCKCLPGYHGSPISGCRHECDSDSECGPSMACIEFKCQNPCSQCGKNAECDVRNHRPVCKCPKNYFGNPLVSCQPECYGDRDCPAGRPACFYGICKNPCDGVCGVGANCELRGLTPICSCPRDMTGDPFIHCRPFDKRDLCEPNPCGDNARCEPGHDRTGKERPVCTCHPGYVGDPLVSCRPGECTEDSHCPDSKACIDYKCQNPCVGQCGVNANCNPRRHIAVCTCAEGFNGDALTQCHRIQGGT, encoded by the exons atggGGTTGGGTGCGACTTTGAAGTGGCTGGTTCTGGCCCATGTGCTGGCTGCAGCCCTAG CCATGGCCTACGTTTCGTCGTGTTCAAGCGGCACTTGCGGCCAAAACGCCCAATGTTCCATCATTGGAGGACGTCCAGTGTGCTCCTGCTTCAAAGGGTATCTTGGAGACCCCATCACTTACTGCAAAAGGGCCGAATGTCTCGACAATTCCGAATGTCGGGGGCATTTGACATGTCGCAGTGGGCGTTGCATTGACCCTTGCGATGGTACTTGCGGAGCTAATGCCCTTTGTACCGCCAGAAACCACCTCCCGGTGTGCACATGCCCTCCGGGTTATACAGGAGACCCTTTTTCGCACTGCCGACGTTTCGACCCCT CTGAATTATGCCACCCAAGCCCATGTGGTGCCAACACCCATTGCGAAGTGGTCAACGAGACGCCCACCTGCAAGTGCCTTCCGGGGTACCATGGCTCACCGATCAGTGGGTGTCGCCATGAGTGCGACAGTGACAGCGAATGTGGGCCTTCTATGGCTTGTATCGAGTTTAAATGTCAAAATCCGTGTTCACAATGTGGCAAAAATGCCGAATGTGATGTCAGGAATCACCGACCGGTTTGCAAATGtccgaaaaattatttcgggaATCCCCTGGTGTCCTGCCAACCTGAGTGTTACGGAGATAGGGATTGTCCAGCAGGAAGGCCAGCTTGCTTCTATGGGATTTGTAAAAATCCCTGCGATGGAGTCTGTGGAGTTGGGGCCAATTGTGAGTTAAGGGGATTGACTCCAATTTGCTCCTGTCCGAGGGATATGACGGGAGATCCCTTCATTCACTGCCGGCCGTTCGACAaac GTGACTTATGTGAACCAAACCCTTGTGGGGACAACGCGCGTTGTGAGCCAGGCCACGACCGAACAGGAAAAGAACGTCCAGTCTGCACCTGCCATCCAGGTTACGTAGGAGACCCCTTGGTGTCCTGTCGTCCTGGCGAATGCACCGAGGACTCCCACTGTCCCGATTCCAAAGCCTGCATCGATTACAA ATGCCAAAATCCGTGTGTAGGGCAATGTGGGGTCAACGCTAATTGTAATCCTAGGAGACATATTGCTGTGTGTACGTGTGCCGAAGGGTTCAATGGGGACGCTCTGACTCAGTGCCATAGGATTCAAGGGGGGACTTAA
- the aspr gene encoding stabilin-1 isoform X1 — protein MGLGATLKWLVLAHVLAAALGEPSYYHQRGYPYYTNSYTYYTNPFRQYYNYYNSPAYTKYRSWDNYYNYKSYSRPTSYDDDTVYVTDMYGNTRASSARSLRAMAYVSSCSSGTCGQNAQCSIIGGRPVCSCFKGYLGDPITYCKRAECLDNSECRGHLTCRSGRCIDPCDGTCGANALCTARNHLPVCTCPPGYTGDPFSHCRRFDPSELCHPSPCGANTHCEVVNETPTCKCLPGYHGSPISGCRHECDSDSECGPSMACIEFKCQNPCSQCGKNAECDVRNHRPVCKCPKNYFGNPLVSCQPECYGDRDCPAGRPACFYGICKNPCDGVCGVGANCELRGLTPICSCPRDMTGDPFIHCRPFDKRDLCEPNPCGDNARCEPGHDRTGKERPVCTCHPGYVGDPLVSCRPGECTEDSHCPDSKACIDYKCQNPCVGQCGVNANCNPRRHIAVCTCAEGFNGDALTQCHRIQGGT, from the exons atggGGTTGGGTGCGACTTTGAAGTGGCTGGTTCTGGCCCATGTGCTGGCTGCAGCCCTAGGTGAGCCTTCATACTACCACCAAAGAGGGTACCCGTACTACacaaacagttacacttactACACCAATCCGTTCAGACagtattacaattattacaaCAGTCCGGCTTATACTAAGTACAGAAGTTGGgacaattattacaattacaaaAGCTACAGCCGACCGACGAGCTATGATGATGATACGGTTTATGTTACTGATATGTATGGGAACACCAGAGCGTCGTCGGCCAGGAGTTTGAGAG CCATGGCCTACGTTTCGTCGTGTTCAAGCGGCACTTGCGGCCAAAACGCCCAATGTTCCATCATTGGAGGACGTCCAGTGTGCTCCTGCTTCAAAGGGTATCTTGGAGACCCCATCACTTACTGCAAAAGGGCCGAATGTCTCGACAATTCCGAATGTCGGGGGCATTTGACATGTCGCAGTGGGCGTTGCATTGACCCTTGCGATGGTACTTGCGGAGCTAATGCCCTTTGTACCGCCAGAAACCACCTCCCGGTGTGCACATGCCCTCCGGGTTATACAGGAGACCCTTTTTCGCACTGCCGACGTTTCGACCCCT CTGAATTATGCCACCCAAGCCCATGTGGTGCCAACACCCATTGCGAAGTGGTCAACGAGACGCCCACCTGCAAGTGCCTTCCGGGGTACCATGGCTCACCGATCAGTGGGTGTCGCCATGAGTGCGACAGTGACAGCGAATGTGGGCCTTCTATGGCTTGTATCGAGTTTAAATGTCAAAATCCGTGTTCACAATGTGGCAAAAATGCCGAATGTGATGTCAGGAATCACCGACCGGTTTGCAAATGtccgaaaaattatttcgggaATCCCCTGGTGTCCTGCCAACCTGAGTGTTACGGAGATAGGGATTGTCCAGCAGGAAGGCCAGCTTGCTTCTATGGGATTTGTAAAAATCCCTGCGATGGAGTCTGTGGAGTTGGGGCCAATTGTGAGTTAAGGGGATTGACTCCAATTTGCTCCTGTCCGAGGGATATGACGGGAGATCCCTTCATTCACTGCCGGCCGTTCGACAaac GTGACTTATGTGAACCAAACCCTTGTGGGGACAACGCGCGTTGTGAGCCAGGCCACGACCGAACAGGAAAAGAACGTCCAGTCTGCACCTGCCATCCAGGTTACGTAGGAGACCCCTTGGTGTCCTGTCGTCCTGGCGAATGCACCGAGGACTCCCACTGTCCCGATTCCAAAGCCTGCATCGATTACAA ATGCCAAAATCCGTGTGTAGGGCAATGTGGGGTCAACGCTAATTGTAATCCTAGGAGACATATTGCTGTGTGTACGTGTGCCGAAGGGTTCAATGGGGACGCTCTGACTCAGTGCCATAGGATTCAAGGGGGGACTTAA